The Paenibacillus sp. FSL R7-0204 genome includes a region encoding these proteins:
- a CDS encoding Imm7 family immunity protein translates to MYEFHGWATIHETTTEADAGNLEMIVNNIQKFISELNWSAGLLEVYPSNGNYYLSVGGFLNRKTTEAEEIIKLYQFIADHSSGSYGVLYTRDDEDIEGYDNNFRVLVLARGNIQLKEDLFLSPFVPVVEDNE, encoded by the coding sequence ATGTATGAATTTCACGGTTGGGCAACAATCCATGAGACAACTACAGAAGCTGATGCAGGCAATTTGGAAATGATTGTAAATAATATACAAAAATTTATTTCAGAGTTAAATTGGAGTGCTGGGCTTCTGGAGGTTTACCCTTCTAATGGTAATTATTATCTTTCTGTGGGCGGCTTCTTGAATCGTAAAACTACCGAGGCAGAGGAAATAATTAAGCTATATCAATTCATCGCAGACCATTCATCAGGTTCTTACGGAGTACTATATACAAGGGACGATGAAGATATTGAAGGGTACGATAATAACTTTAGAGTACTCGTTTTAGCCCGTGGTAATATTCAACTAAAAGAAGATTTATTTTTATCTCCTTTTGTTCCGGTAGTTGAAGATAACGAATAA
- a CDS encoding IS4 family transposase, giving the protein MVQQHSLSEQSRFSKLFASLHIGKALRHAGISKSFGLSSLAVFQIVFSLVFEGKNWFRLLESDRRADLPGKDVIYRFLNQASFAWRRFLQTLSLRTVQGFESLISSTRVRVFIIDDSVLSRNRSKKAELLARVFDHSTGKFTKGYTMLTLGWSDGFSFAPLDFAMLSSAKLANRLCEMASNLSKRSNGYKRRMEAFSRKPDAVVALLERALRAGFTADYVLMDSWFTQAPLLRQLTGKGLAVIGMVKEMKQRYLVQGKRMTLSEVFQSLPKSNSKDIKGSVIVHTTCDLPVKLVFVRNRNKKREWLAILSTDVTLDAAEIVRIYGMRWSIETFFKVTKSYLKLGTEFQGRSFDQLISHTTIVFSRYLAMEYERRQSSDDRTLGGLFFLFADEVRDLDFQTALQQLMSLFLEMSEAKTKKNKTAVFCQLQDWISSLPSYIKGLFGDLCCES; this is encoded by the coding sequence ATGGTACAACAACATTCCCTGTCTGAACAGTCTCGCTTTTCCAAACTTTTTGCTTCGCTCCACATCGGGAAAGCCTTACGGCACGCAGGCATTTCCAAATCCTTTGGTCTTTCGAGTCTAGCGGTTTTTCAAATCGTTTTCTCTTTGGTCTTCGAAGGAAAGAACTGGTTTCGACTTCTGGAAAGTGACCGTAGAGCAGATCTTCCCGGCAAAGATGTCATCTATCGATTTTTGAATCAAGCTTCTTTTGCGTGGCGGCGCTTTTTGCAAACCTTAAGTCTTCGCACCGTGCAGGGTTTCGAATCGCTTATTTCATCTACGCGTGTACGAGTGTTCATCATCGACGATTCCGTTTTGAGCCGAAACCGGAGCAAAAAAGCAGAGTTACTGGCACGAGTCTTTGACCATTCCACGGGCAAATTTACCAAAGGTTACACCATGCTAACCCTGGGCTGGTCGGACGGTTTTAGCTTCGCTCCGCTTGACTTTGCCATGCTGTCTTCAGCTAAACTGGCCAATCGGTTGTGCGAAATGGCTTCGAATCTCTCGAAACGCAGCAACGGGTACAAACGTCGAATGGAGGCCTTTTCTCGGAAGCCGGATGCCGTTGTTGCCTTGCTGGAACGGGCTTTACGTGCAGGATTCACCGCCGATTACGTACTCATGGATAGCTGGTTTACGCAAGCTCCACTGCTTCGTCAGCTCACAGGCAAAGGCCTCGCTGTGATTGGTATGGTCAAGGAAATGAAACAGCGCTATCTGGTTCAAGGCAAGCGAATGACGCTAAGTGAAGTTTTTCAAAGCCTTCCGAAGTCCAATTCAAAAGACATCAAAGGCTCCGTCATCGTACACACGACCTGTGATCTGCCCGTGAAGCTTGTTTTTGTCCGTAACCGGAATAAAAAACGGGAATGGCTGGCGATTTTAAGTACAGACGTAACGCTGGATGCTGCTGAAATTGTACGAATCTACGGTATGCGCTGGAGTATAGAGACTTTTTTCAAAGTCACCAAAAGCTATTTGAAACTGGGTACCGAATTTCAAGGCCGTTCCTTCGACCAATTGATCAGTCACACAACGATTGTGTTCAGCCGTTATTTGGCAATGGAATACGAACGGCGTCAATCGAGTGATGACCGGACACTGGGAGGACTCTTTTTCCTCTTTGCAGATGAAGTTCGCGATCTGGACTTCCAGACCGCGCTTCAGCAACTCATGAGTTTATTTCTCGAAATGTCAGAGGCCAAAACCAAGAAGAACAAAACAGCTGTTTTTTGTCAACTACAAGATTGGATCTCTAGTTTACCCAGCTATATCAAGGGTTTGTTTGGAGATTTGTGCTGCGAAAGTTGA
- a CDS encoding DUF7660 family protein: MELHEALKKVRSREDFTAFLGLLAKDYSANPGEWENGSVELYLEGVQSWVEDMDGYYENLKRPAPQNIDWSFIAGILYAGKIYE, translated from the coding sequence ATGGAATTGCATGAAGCACTGAAGAAGGTTAGAAGCAGGGAGGACTTCACAGCATTCCTTGGCCTGCTGGCTAAGGATTACAGCGCGAATCCGGGCGAATGGGAGAATGGCAGTGTGGAGCTGTATCTGGAAGGAGTTCAGTCCTGGGTAGAGGATATGGATGGATATTATGAGAATCTGAAGCGGCCCGCGCCGCAGAATATCGACTGGAGCTTCATCGCAGGCATACTGTATGCCGGAAAAATATACGAATGA
- a CDS encoding Crp/Fnr family transcriptional regulator, translated as MQREAAQNNLESICQSRLFSGISPDDIPQMLKCLSATRKEYVKDEMVVREGDYVDDVGIILQGLAQSTKLSPAGKQIIVSLHYPGGYTAVLTAASRGRRCPMSVKAIEPLEVLFIPIQNILSPCTKLCMAHEHLLGNLFDSIAERALELHDRNDCLIMPTIRDKVLTYLTRVRREAGTAAFTIPFDREAMAEYLDVDRSALSRELAWMKRDGLIEFCRNEFRLLGKAVKKDFR; from the coding sequence ATGCAACGCGAAGCCGCTCAGAATAACTTAGAGTCCATATGTCAATCACGTTTATTTTCAGGGATTTCCCCTGATGATATTCCCCAAATGCTAAAATGTCTGTCAGCTACACGGAAAGAATATGTAAAAGATGAGATGGTTGTCCGTGAGGGCGATTACGTTGATGATGTCGGCATCATATTGCAGGGCCTCGCTCAAAGCACGAAATTGAGCCCCGCGGGAAAACAAATTATTGTATCCCTCCATTATCCGGGTGGATATACCGCTGTTCTAACAGCAGCCAGCCGTGGAAGAAGATGCCCGATGTCAGTAAAGGCCATAGAACCGCTTGAGGTGCTGTTTATTCCTATCCAAAACATATTGAGTCCTTGCACGAAGTTATGTATGGCACACGAACACTTACTTGGCAATCTTTTCGATAGTATCGCAGAACGTGCGTTAGAACTGCATGACCGGAACGATTGTCTGATTATGCCGACTATTCGGGATAAGGTTTTAACTTACTTAACAAGAGTTAGGCGTGAAGCTGGAACCGCAGCTTTTACGATACCCTTTGATCGAGAAGCCATGGCCGAGTATCTTGACGTAGACCGCAGCGCCCTTTCCAGAGAGTTGGCATGGATGAAGCGGGATGGCTTGATTGAGTTCTGTAGAAATGAATTTAGGCTGTTGGGAAAAGCAGTAAAAAAGGATTTTCGCTAA
- a CDS encoding IS3 family transposase, whose amino-acid sequence MEDHRSDFRLEKMCKVLKVSRSGYYKWRAAEPPVRLERKEKLIQRIRWHHQDSGGTYGSPRIHRELQKEGWKVSERTVGLFMREQGIRSCMARKYRVTTTDSNHDLPIAPNELQQDFSATRPNEKWVADITYIPCRQGKLYLASILDLYTKQIVGWKLSDRMTTDLVLDALQQAYKAKKPRKGLIHHSDRGSQYASKNYRKQLQTYRMKASMSRRGNCYDNACIEAFHSILKRELIYSHPKFKTKEEAYQKLYWYLELFYNRKRSNSTLGYMSPVRFEQLYYQTVV is encoded by the coding sequence ATCGAAGATCACCGCTCGGATTTTCGATTGGAGAAGATGTGCAAGGTCCTAAAGGTATCCCGGAGCGGGTACTACAAATGGCGTGCGGCAGAGCCGCCGGTACGCCTCGAGCGAAAAGAGAAGCTGATTCAGCGTATTCGGTGGCATCATCAGGATTCAGGGGGCACCTACGGCAGCCCGAGGATTCATCGGGAACTCCAAAAGGAAGGCTGGAAGGTCTCCGAGCGTACCGTCGGCCTCTTCATGCGCGAGCAAGGGATACGCTCGTGTATGGCCCGTAAATACCGGGTTACGACCACGGACTCGAATCACGATCTGCCGATCGCGCCCAATGAACTCCAGCAAGACTTTTCGGCCACAAGACCAAATGAAAAATGGGTGGCCGATATTACGTACATTCCATGTCGTCAAGGCAAGCTCTATCTGGCGAGTATTCTGGATCTGTATACGAAACAAATTGTCGGATGGAAGCTCAGTGACCGGATGACCACGGATTTGGTTCTGGACGCCCTCCAGCAGGCCTACAAGGCGAAAAAGCCTAGGAAGGGCCTTATACACCACTCCGACAGGGGATCTCAGTATGCCTCCAAGAACTACCGGAAACAACTCCAAACCTATCGTATGAAAGCGAGTATGAGCCGCAGGGGCAACTGCTACGATAATGCTTGTATAGAAGCGTTCCACAGCATTCTGAAGCGCGAGTTGATCTACAGTCATCCGAAGTTTAAAACCAAGGAAGAGGCCTACCAAAAGCTGTACTGGTATTTAGAGTTATTTTACAACCGTAAGCGTTCCAACAGTACTCTGGGATACATGTCGCCAGTGCGTTTTGAGCAACTTTACTACCAGACAGTCGTTTAA
- a CDS encoding transposase, with protein sequence MGERRQRYNEEFKKQTVKYVQEQTKSIGDICEELNIPKSTIHQWISQYRQFDQEAIHHPEKMRQIEQTLKDAEAENRRKEREIEDLKEELAILKKALHIFSKEKN encoded by the coding sequence GTGGGGGAACGACGTCAACGATACAATGAAGAATTCAAGAAGCAGACGGTGAAATATGTGCAAGAGCAGACCAAGAGCATTGGGGATATCTGTGAGGAGCTGAATATTCCCAAGAGTACGATTCATCAATGGATCTCTCAGTACCGCCAATTCGACCAGGAAGCCATTCACCACCCGGAGAAAATGCGTCAGATCGAACAGACGCTTAAGGATGCCGAAGCGGAGAATCGCCGCAAAGAACGTGAAATCGAGGATCTGAAAGAAGAGCTGGCCATTCTAAAAAAGGCGCTGCACATCTTCAGCAAAGAAAAGAACTAA
- a CDS encoding flavocytochrome c — protein MNRKRWGSLLGKGLLLASLVVLPACNSTKGESTDIVIIGGGGAGMTAAIEAHNQGAKVILIEKMPMLGGNTVRAEGGLNAAGTPYQAAAGITDSPELHFEDTMKGGKNLNNPDLVRTLTNGAAASVEWLKENGAELSEVGRAGGASVNRIHRPAGGEAAGNFIVVALKKKLEEYKIDVRLRTTADEIVKNKDGVVTGVKVTDKDGKQYTISANSVILAAGGFGANMDMIKGYQPKLEGFSTTNHPGATGDGTTMAEKIGAKLVDMKEIQIHPTTIPNQGVLITEGVRGDGAILVNSEGKRFTNELLTRDVVSQNILAQSGKVAYLIFNDELRANLKATEVYFGMDLVKEAATPEELAAQIGVDGKALADTLNTYNGFVASGKDTEFERPDLKLSFEKGKYYAIQVTPGIHHTMGGVAINTQAQVLDTKGQVIAGLYAAGEVTGGVHGANRLGGNALADITTFGRIAADEAVKALKK, from the coding sequence ATGAACAGAAAGAGATGGGGAAGTCTGCTGGGCAAGGGGCTGCTGCTGGCAAGTCTGGTGGTATTGCCTGCATGTAACAGCACCAAAGGGGAGTCTACGGACATTGTTATTATCGGCGGCGGCGGTGCGGGAATGACTGCTGCCATTGAAGCGCATAATCAGGGAGCCAAAGTGATATTGATCGAAAAAATGCCTATGCTTGGAGGCAACACCGTCCGTGCAGAAGGCGGATTGAATGCGGCAGGAACACCTTATCAGGCAGCGGCTGGCATTACAGACAGTCCGGAGCTGCATTTCGAGGATACCATGAAGGGCGGCAAGAATCTCAATAACCCGGATCTGGTCAGAACGCTTACGAACGGCGCGGCGGCTTCGGTGGAGTGGTTGAAGGAAAATGGAGCCGAGCTGTCTGAGGTGGGACGCGCAGGCGGGGCAAGCGTGAACCGGATTCACCGTCCGGCAGGCGGAGAAGCGGCAGGGAATTTCATCGTAGTCGCGCTGAAGAAGAAGCTGGAGGAGTACAAAATTGATGTGCGTCTGCGGACGACTGCCGATGAGATCGTCAAGAATAAGGACGGCGTGGTTACCGGAGTGAAGGTGACGGATAAGGATGGCAAGCAGTACACGATCAGTGCGAATTCCGTTATTCTGGCGGCCGGCGGTTTTGGAGCCAATATGGACATGATCAAGGGGTACCAGCCGAAGCTGGAAGGGTTCTCCACCACTAACCATCCGGGCGCAACCGGCGATGGTACAACGATGGCAGAGAAGATCGGTGCCAAGCTGGTAGACATGAAGGAGATTCAGATTCATCCGACCACCATTCCGAATCAAGGCGTGCTGATCACGGAAGGGGTACGCGGAGACGGTGCGATTCTGGTCAATAGCGAAGGCAAGCGATTCACGAATGAACTGCTGACCCGCGATGTCGTGTCCCAGAATATTCTGGCCCAATCCGGTAAAGTAGCTTACCTGATCTTCAATGATGAGCTGCGTGCGAACCTGAAGGCAACTGAGGTTTACTTTGGAATGGATCTAGTCAAAGAAGCGGCAACACCTGAAGAATTGGCGGCACAGATTGGTGTAGACGGCAAAGCACTGGCAGATACACTGAATACGTATAATGGCTTCGTTGCTTCCGGTAAGGATACAGAGTTTGAACGGCCGGATCTTAAGCTGTCTTTTGAAAAGGGTAAGTATTATGCAATTCAGGTAACACCAGGAATCCACCATACTATGGGCGGAGTAGCGATTAACACTCAGGCTCAGGTGCTGGATACCAAGGGTCAGGTCATTGCCGGGCTGTATGCTGCGGGCGAAGTAACCGGCGGGGTACACGGCGCTAACCGTCTGGGCGGGAATGCACTGGCAGACATCACTACCTTTGGGCGGATTGCAGCAGATGAAGCTGTGAAGGCACTTAAGAAATAG
- a CDS encoding response regulator, which produces MNIKVLIVEDDPMVAKFNRHYLEQVPGFEYAGWAATGEEARTMLEEQQVDLVLLDIYMPRVSGLQLLSALREQGSKVDIIVISAASDNASIRKALQNGAVDYLIKPFEFARFQAALSAYREDYKLMHKEHLSQEQLDKLLRHSLGTEEDKNAALPLPKGLAEGTLESIWSTINRLESPVFSTEDISSNAPISRISVRKYLAFLTEAGILEMELSYGAVGRPVYMYKVRPEGYELIRKYL; this is translated from the coding sequence ATGAACATTAAAGTACTAATCGTTGAAGATGACCCAATGGTGGCGAAGTTTAACCGGCATTATCTGGAGCAGGTTCCGGGCTTTGAGTATGCGGGCTGGGCGGCGACAGGGGAGGAAGCGAGAACTATGCTGGAGGAGCAGCAGGTAGATCTGGTGCTGCTGGATATTTATATGCCGCGGGTCAGCGGGCTGCAGCTGCTCTCTGCGCTGCGGGAGCAGGGGAGCAAGGTGGATATCATTGTAATCTCCGCCGCCAGTGACAATGCCAGCATCCGCAAAGCACTGCAGAACGGGGCCGTGGATTATTTGATCAAGCCGTTTGAGTTTGCCCGGTTTCAGGCGGCCTTGTCGGCGTATCGTGAAGATTATAAGCTGATGCACAAGGAGCATCTCAGCCAGGAGCAGCTGGATAAGCTGCTGCGGCATTCGCTCGGGACGGAAGAGGATAAGAACGCTGCCCTGCCGCTGCCCAAGGGACTTGCCGAAGGCACGCTGGAGAGCATCTGGAGCACGATTAACCGGCTGGAGAGCCCGGTGTTCTCCACCGAGGATATTAGCAGCAATGCGCCCATCTCGCGGATCTCGGTCCGCAAATATCTGGCTTTTCTGACGGAGGCAGGTATTCTGGAAATGGAGCTTAGCTACGGGGCGGTAGGCAGGCCGGTGTATATGTATAAGGTGAGACCTGAAGGGTATGAGCTTATCCGTAAATATCTATAA
- a CDS encoding lactate utilization protein, producing the protein MQTKEDSIKARNRLLASKVMKNLQSRKFEAYYCDNAIEAAEKALSLIPEQSSVSWGGSVTLEEIGLLDRVRQSNYAVIDRDTAQTMEERYDLMRQSLLCDTYLTSFNAVSEDGILVNIDSVGNRAAAVTFGPRSVVAVVGMNKVCKTAEDAVIRARTYAAPINANRLSSSSSPFLHSPQKTPCLINGACADCKSEDCICSYIVETRMCKTAGRIKVILVGESLGF; encoded by the coding sequence ATGCAAACGAAAGAAGATTCAATCAAAGCGAGAAACCGGCTGTTAGCCTCCAAGGTTATGAAAAATCTGCAAAGCAGAAAATTTGAGGCCTATTACTGTGACAACGCCATAGAAGCTGCGGAAAAGGCGCTATCCTTAATTCCGGAACAGTCTTCGGTATCTTGGGGCGGTTCAGTCACGCTTGAGGAAATCGGGCTTCTTGACCGGGTACGCCAAAGCAACTATGCAGTCATTGATCGTGATACAGCGCAGACAATGGAGGAACGTTATGACCTCATGCGCCAATCTCTTTTGTGCGACACCTATTTAACCAGCTTCAACGCGGTTAGTGAAGATGGGATACTGGTCAATATCGACAGTGTGGGCAATCGGGCGGCAGCGGTTACTTTTGGACCGAGAAGTGTGGTTGCTGTCGTGGGGATGAATAAGGTGTGCAAGACCGCTGAAGATGCAGTGATCAGAGCCAGAACCTATGCCGCTCCCATTAACGCAAACCGTCTTTCGAGTTCGTCCAGCCCATTTTTACATTCACCGCAAAAAACGCCCTGCCTAATCAATGGTGCTTGTGCAGATTGTAAATCAGAGGATTGTATCTGTTCTTACATCGTCGAAACAAGAATGTGTAAAACAGCGGGAAGAATAAAGGTTATCCTTGTGGGCGAATCATTGGGATTTTGA